The Candidatus Edwardsbacteria bacterium sequence AAGGGCAATTCATGAATTGCCCCGACAATAAAGTAACATAGATCGAGGACCAGATAAATGCCCAAGATGATCCATTCCCCCCACGGCACCAGGATCTCCTGCCAGGGCTGGCAGCAGGAAGCTGCCATGCGGATGCTGATGAACAACCTGGACCCGGCGGTGGCCGAGAGGCCGGAGGACCTGATAGTCTACGGCGGCAACGGCCGGGCGGCCCGCAACTGGGACTGCTACCAGGCCATCATCAAGTCCCTCAAGAAACTTAAGGAGGACGAGACACTGCTGGTGCAGTCCGGCAAGCCGGTGGGCATCCTGCAGACCCATCCCCATTGCCCCCGGGTGCTGATCGCCAACTCCAACCTGGTGCCCCATTGGGCCAACTGGGATTATTTCCGCAAGCTGGAGGCGCTGGGCCTGATCATGTACGGCCAGATGACCGCCGGCAGCTGGATATACATCGGAACCCAAGGCATTCTCCAAGGCACTTACGAGACCTTCGGGGCCCTGGCTCAAAAACATTTCGGCGGCACTCTAAAGGGAAAGTGGGTGCTGACCGGCGGCATGGGCGGGATGTCCGGGGCCCAGCCCTTGTCCGTTACCATGAATGAGGGCGTGATCCTGGACGTGGAGGTGGACCCGTCCCGAATCCAGAAGCGCTTGGACAGCGGTTACTGCGATGTGATGGTGGATGATCTGGACAAGGCCCTAAAGCTGGTCTTCGAATATGTAAAAAAGGGGGAGCCCCTTTCCATCGGTCTGGTGGGCAATTGCGCCGAGGTGCATCCGGAACTGGTGCGGCGGGGCGTGATCCCCGACGTGGTCACCGACCAGACCTCGGCCCACGACGAGCTGAACGGCTACGTGCCGCACCGGATGACCCTGGCCCAGGCCAACGAATTAAGAAAGAACGATCCCGAAGCTTATAAGCGGAAATCCTACGAGGCCATGGCCATCCACATGCAGGCCATGCTGGACATGCAGAAGCAGGGAGCCATCGCCTTCGACTACGGCAACAATATCCGGGGCCAGGCGGTGAAGCACGGGGTCAAGAACGCCTTCGACGTGCCGGGATTCGTGCCGGAGTACATCCGCGACCTGTTCTGCGAGGGCAAGGGGCCGTTCCGCTGGGCGGCGCTGTCCGGAGACCCCAGGGATATCGCGGTGACCGACGAAGCGGTGTTGAAGCTTTTCCCCAAGAATGCCCATCTGGCCCGCTGGATCAAGATGGCCCAGAAGAAAGTGCATTTCCAGGGCCTGCCGGCCAGAATATGCTGGCTGGGATATGGTGAACGCGACAAGGCCGGCCTGCTGTTCAACGACCTGGTGAAAAAGGGAAAGATCAAGGCTCCCATCGTCATCGGCCGGGACCACCTGGACTGCGGCTCGGTGGCCTCGCCCAACCGCGAGACCGAGGCCATGAAGGACGGCAGTGACGCCATCGCCGACTGGCCGCTGCTGAACGCCATGGTCAACGTGGCTTCCGGGGCCTCCTGGGTCTCCATCCACCACGGCGGGGGAGTGGGGATAGGGTATTCCATCCACGCCGGCCAGGTGACGGTGGCCGACGGGACCAAGGAGATGGCCAAGCGGATAGAGCGGGTGCTGACCAACGACCCGGGAATGGGCATTCTGCGCCACGTGGACGCGGGATATGGCATTGCCAAGCAGGTGGCGAAAAAGAAAAAGGTCAAGATACCGATGATGAAATGAATTTTCCAGTTATAATGCACCCCATCATCCAACATATCGGCCAACTGCTATGCTATTCAATTTTATTAGTATCAACCAAACTTTAGCCAAAGGAGATCGTCAATGAAAAAGTTCTCCCTCATCGCCATCGCGTTTATGATAGCCCTCCAATTGGGCTGCGGCAAAGACCCAACCGGGATAAGCACCGGAACCATCAAAGGCAAG is a genomic window containing:
- the hutU gene encoding urocanate hydratase — encoded protein: MPKMIHSPHGTRISCQGWQQEAAMRMLMNNLDPAVAERPEDLIVYGGNGRAARNWDCYQAIIKSLKKLKEDETLLVQSGKPVGILQTHPHCPRVLIANSNLVPHWANWDYFRKLEALGLIMYGQMTAGSWIYIGTQGILQGTYETFGALAQKHFGGTLKGKWVLTGGMGGMSGAQPLSVTMNEGVILDVEVDPSRIQKRLDSGYCDVMVDDLDKALKLVFEYVKKGEPLSIGLVGNCAEVHPELVRRGVIPDVVTDQTSAHDELNGYVPHRMTLAQANELRKNDPEAYKRKSYEAMAIHMQAMLDMQKQGAIAFDYGNNIRGQAVKHGVKNAFDVPGFVPEYIRDLFCEGKGPFRWAALSGDPRDIAVTDEAVLKLFPKNAHLARWIKMAQKKVHFQGLPARICWLGYGERDKAGLLFNDLVKKGKIKAPIVIGRDHLDCGSVASPNRETEAMKDGSDAIADWPLLNAMVNVASGASWVSIHHGGGVGIGYSIHAGQVTVADGTKEMAKRIERVLTNDPGMGILRHVDAGYGIAKQVAKKKKVKIPMMK